TGTTAAAAAGCTCTCTCCAGATAATTCTGATATCCCCAGTCAATGGGCAATGCGAACGCTTTCTGTGCTAGACTCTGtgtttcataaattccatttGATAATCAAATTTCTTTCAGAATGTGGGAAGGGGCCAAAGAAAACCTTTGCCCCACCTGCACAAAAATTGCATAGCTTGATGTGCTATAGCCCTAACCCACCCAAGGAGGAGACCCTGGAGATCAGTTCCCCAAAGGCCAGgtcagagaagaaggaagagaaagcaacCACAGAAAATGGTCCAAGCGGTGGCCAGGAGAATAAAGGAAAGCCTCAAGACAAGCAAgcagtgaagaaagaaaaggtatcaGTCTCATTGACGGGTTCTAGTGGGACAGTTTCTCCTAGATATCCAGTCTAAACGATCTTTTATGTAGAGGAACTttcaatttttattcctttcttggggcttctattttcttctccaagagataaaacaaaaaatcttgaTGAAAGCCTTTAGCTGGAAATAATGGCTGGGTAGGGGTTGAGGTGGGATGGAGGTGAGAGTAGATGTGGTCGgagactttaaaaattttccttttcttttactcCTTTATTCCCAGGAAATCTGGGATAGAGTGTATAGAATCCTTAGGGACATTGACTTCATGCTTGCAGCCTTGCGAACTTACTGCCTCGTGTAAAAGAGTCTTCCCTGACTGGTCAGAGAGGAGACCCGGGGATAGACGAGTGGTTTTCCTCTTCTGCCCTTGTCTCTGTAGGAAAGAGCAAGTCTCACCAATGCAGAATTTGAGGAGATTGTCCAGATTGTGCTACGGAAGTCCCTCCAGGAGTGCTTGGGTATGGCTTATAGTGAGAGAAGAAGATTTCAGTTAGACAAACTGTTATCTGAGGGGTAGAATAAGTTGACATCTGTTCTCCTTCCTTCTAGTTTCCTAAGTAAGGAAATACTAGAtggactttaaaatatttttaaatagttcatcTTCTATCAACAGGACTATAAACCACCTTAGAAAGGGGGTACAGGCTGTTAGAAAAGTGAGTTACATTGACTTCAGAATAAAAATACAGTctcagattgttttttaaaatgtaacttaagggcgcctgggtggctcagttggttaagtgactgccttcggctcaggtcatgatcctggagtcccgggattgagtcccatatcgggctccttgctcagcagggggtctgcttctccctctgacccttccccctctcatgtgctctctctctctcattctctctctcaaataaataaataaaatctttaaaaaaaataaaatgtaacttaaattcatttttacatgtttacAATCTACTTAGAAACGATAAATTGTATTTCTCGGATTCGAAGAATGTAGTTTCCATCTACCCTTGTATATTTCTGATTCCAATACTGTTTTAACATTATGCTCAGGGATTTGACTTTTGGAATAAAGAACTCTATAGTGTAGGCCCTGAGGACTTCACCGTATGTCCTGAGGAGAAGGGGAATAGTTTGATGTTTTCAGCTATTCGTAGGTGTACTTCTATTCTTAGAGAAAGTTTCAGGAACAAATGATATAAAACACAGTGGTGTAAAATTTCtggtatatacacaaaataaaattgacattACCTGGCTATCCTGGAATAAGGCAGATCAATCTGGAAAGACTTGCCGAAAGATACAgatttgtagtttttttctgagaatttaaAGACTTAAAGTTCTGTGATAATGACAAAACTCCAAAGGTGGGCTCTTCCAGATAACAGGTGGAAGACATTTTAATGGAAGGCTGCCATTTGGAAATAATCGAATCAGTATTTTCTTAATTGCTTCTCTGCATACAGTATTTTGTTTTGGGAGAGATGGGATCTAGCCTTGATTTTGCAGATACTTCCTGTGCCCAGCCCATAAGATGCACCCAATTAGACAAGGAACCAAGAATTGCTTCTTCTACTGATAATGACAATGCTGATGGGTAAGTTTATCCCAGTGAGGCGAGTTGATCACAGGGTGGACTTAGCATTGGTAAATGGTTATCTGTCTATCTAGTCGTTCTCATATCTCTATGAATTTCTCTCAGGAAAGATACCTGTTTGAATTGGGAAAAATAGGCAAGTAGATGGATAAAATGGCCTCAGGAAGCCTTAGAGAGCCTAGGATTCTTCTATCTTCCTGACTTTTacccttgggttttttttttaaaaggagggtaTGACATATTCCTCCTTATTGccttttcattaaagaaaaaaatattattttcagagaGAGGGTAATGGCACCACATATTCTAGAGATTTCAGCCACTGAGGAAGCTGGAGTAACCTCTGTGATAAAGAGATCTAAGCCAGGCCAGCCGGATCCTGCACCCTCTGAGAAGAAATTCAACAGATCTTCCCTaagcaaaggaaagaagggagctCGTAAGTACAGTCAGATATACTTTGACATCTGGCTCAAGTACCTATGGCACAGAATTAGGGAATGGGACAGTGGACAGACAGAGAATCTTCAGCCCAAGGCTTGAAACTCTTAGGCTAtgattcttcttccttctttcactgGCCCTTACTATCTACATTCTCTTCATCTCCCTACCctacaatgttttgttttgtcttcccagaagatgagaaaatggaaaaggccCAAAGTGGACATGAGCAGAGACAGAAAGACCAACTGAAAAAAACAGTTCAAGATGACTCTCAGACCAGAAACCGACAAAAAGGAGAAGGCGGTGGTTTTGGTGAGTTCAGCATGATTGGGAAAACTTACCTGGGCTTGAAAATtgaagatagagacagagagaggcaaggGTTGGGTTGCTGGAGGAAATTCTGCAAAGACTGTAATTTATCTCTCATAGCTACTTGTCAGGGATATGccatggaagagaaagaattcattaattcatttattcagtcatataATCCATAGTTGTTGGGTGCTTACTATATACCAGCAATTTTAGGAGGTGCTGAATAAATTCAGAAGAAATTAATATATGCCTGTTGGAAGGGAAGCAGGCTTGTGAGGAAGGCAAACAAGAAAGCTGCAAGTCGGGAGTAGATCTGGAAAAGTTTCCAAGAAAAGATACGTTTTGAGCCATATGTCAGAAGTATAATTTAGTCAGGTGAActgaggtggggatgggggccaGAGTGATATTTATTGGCAAAGTTATGGAGGAGAGCTAATGGTTGTAGCTTTTGGGTGTATGGGGGTGGGTAGGAGGTTGTAGGGGGAGATAAGGCTAGAAGCATGCAAGGGCCTTACATGTCAGGCtaaggaattttaatttaatttaatttaattttttttttgaattttattttaaaagtaaagaggaggggtgcctgggtggctcagtcgttgggcgtctgcctttggctcaggtcatgatcccggggtcctgggaatgagccctgcttcgggctccctgctctgtgggaagcctgcttctccctctcccacttcccctgcttgtgttccctctcttgctgtgtctctgtcaaataaataaataaaataaaataaaataaaataaaataaaataaaaaggtaaagagGAACCACTGGCATTAAGTAGGGAAAACTTGGtaagatttgtattttagaaggCTCACCCTGGCACTGGCATGGAAAATGAATTGGTGGGAGCACAGCTAGACCCACAGAAATAGTGATCCAAGTGAGGAAGACAGTAGCAGTGAAGAAGAAGAGACAACGTTGAGATTTTTAGGAGGAAAGACCAGTATGGTATGGTTGCCAGTTAGATCTGAGAGGTGAAGGAGAGTGAGGCTTCAGGATGATCCTGTTTTCTGACCTGAGTGGCTGAAAGAACCATCATTTGAAATGGAGAATATAGAAGAAAGAGCACATTTCAGATGGTGAATTCAACTTTGAACAAGTTAGGGGATCTGTGATGAGCTTTAGCATCCAAGAAAGAGCTTTAGTATCCAAGAAAGAGATCTGGGAATACGGATTTGGGAATCTGGATGAAATTTTCCAAGAGGAAGACATGGAGAAGAACAGTGAATAGAAAACCCATAATGTTTAGGGGGAATATAATGTTTAGGGTTGAGCACAGGAAGAACTGCATGGGGAGAAAACTAAGAACTAAGAGAAAACTTATGGACGTGGAAGGAGATCTAGGAGAGTATGACATCACAGATGTCAGGGTAGGAGAAAATTTCAAGAAAGAGGAAGCGTTTAGCCTTGTCCAGTGCTGCTACAGAGACATCGGAGGATAAAGATTTGAAAATGCTCAATGATGTTACAGTTAGGAAGTTACTAAGGTCTTGATTAGAGCACTCATATGGGTTGGTAAGGGTGAATGGCCAGTTTAGCTGGTTGAAGAATAAGTACTTTTTCAATTAGTTTAGATGTGAAAACCAGGATGAAGAAAATGGTGAACAGAGGGGAGTGGGTGTAGAGTTGAGGGgcggcttttctttttttaactttcttttaaaagaaagagacttGACCTGTGTGTTGTTAGCATATGTATATGCTGAGGGAAAATTgtttataaagaaggaaagattggggtgactgggtggctcagtcggttaaacatccgactcttgattttagctcaggtcttgatctcagggttgtgagttcagtgcccgtgttgggctccactctgggcacggagcctacttaaaaaaaaagaacaaaagagaagacaTTGAAGGGAATGAGAAGAGAGCCACAGGGCTTATTCTTAGAAAGGACACTTTAGCCTTTGAGATTAGATGGAAGGAAGATAAACATggatatagatttatttattcttttaacaataGTTATTAATGTCTTATGTTCTATTCCAGGCAGTGTGCTAGGTATTGGaaatacagtggtgaacaaaataGATAATCCTTTCTTTCATAGAACTCATGGTTTTAGTGTATTGGGTAATAAACAAATATAGGTTATAACCATGATAATTTTGGGAAATtttagaatgagaaataaaagagatcAGATGATGTGttagtatgtttaaaattttgaaaataaatacacttaacaATGTGGGGGGAAAACAGGCTTGCACCAAAAACAGGCTTGTAGGTACTTGaaagaaaactctaaaaaaaaaaaagaaagaaagaaaagaaaactctaggcaggggcatctgcgtggctcagtcgttaagcgtctgcctttggctcaggtatgatccagaggtcctgggatcgagccctgcatcgggttccctgctcagccggaagcctgcttctccctctctcactccccctgcttgtgttcctgctcttgctatctctgtcaaataaataaataaaaatcttaaaaaaaaagaaaaagaaaaagaaaactctaggtATCACACAGGATAGTCCAAGGCAATAAACTGCTTCTTGTGTTATGATGACATGGTAACATAAGGAGCCGGAGGTGTAAGTCTCATTTGGGCAATTGGGTGGTCTGGGTGGCAGTGTTCCATCTCCTGCACCTCTCAGTATTAAGGCAAGGATTGGATTTTCACTGGGAAATGGAAAGTCCTCTCCTTAGGCAGTGCTCATTGAGTCAAATTGTGATTGTCGTGAATATGTAAGCCTCTGGCTGTAAATGGACTGCTCTTCCTGTTTCTTCCAGTTGCCAGGGACAGGTGAGTCCTCCTGGagtaggaaggaggaagggcagtATCTGATAAATACAATCCATTTGTATGAAGTGAGGGAAAAGAATGGAGTGTCATCACAGGAAATAAGAGAGACCTAATCAAGATCGGGCCAGTCAGGGAATGCAGCTGTAAGGAGATGGCTGTTAAGCTGAAATCCGAAGGAGGAGCAGGAGTAGGAGAAAGAGTTTAGGGAGAGTGCAGTTTGGCATATTCTGGGTATTAAAAGGAAGTCAGTGTGATTGGCGTTTGGAGAGCAAGGAGAAGCAAGGCAGGAAAGTGGCTCTGGATGAATGTACAAAGTGAGGATTTTATCCTCAGTGCAGTGGGAAACTACTGATGAGTCTTCACCAGGGGAGTGATGTCatcaaattagtattttaaaaggcTCCCTTTGGTGATTAATTGGCGAATGAAGTATGTAGGGGCAAGAGTAGACAAGTGAGTCCTAGGATTAGATACTTTGGTGGCTTGGAGGAGGATGATGGAAGTGGAAACAGAAGTGGATGGTTTTAAGATATGTTTTAGAGGTAAACTTGTCAAAACTTGGTAGTGAATTGGAtattgtgtgtgagagagacgaGAATATGTTAAAGATGATTGGTTTCTGGCTTGAGCAGTTACATGAGAGAAGGTGGGGAAAAGTGGAGGAAGAACACATTGTGGGATAAGATCAAGCATTTGGGTTTGGGCCTGTTAGGTTTGAGATCTTTGTGAGACATCCAAATGGTGAAGTCAAAGAGCGAGGTGCCTGTAGGGATCTGGAGCTCAGAACAAAAGCTAGAAGTATTATTCATCTGTCTGTGGTCAGGTGTGGAGATGGGTCTCAAACCTGTAGGAACGGGCGAGCTCGCCTCAGGAGAAAGTGTAGCATGGGAGCAAAGGCCCGTGACTGGGCTTTGGGATCCCAACATTTGGAGACtgagtggagaaggaagaggaaaatgccAGAAAGAGTGGAGGGGGCGGGAGAGGGCGAAACAGAAGGAGGAAGGATCACAGAACCCAAGGAAACAGGTGTCCACTGAAAtgctctttgtgtctctgtgccATCAGTCTTCATTATCATAGAGCTGTGtcgtgagcctcagttttctggaGCACATCATCCTCTCTTCTAAGTTGTTTGAAAGGAAACTTCAAAGAACCGTGTGTTGCTGTCATTAGAAATTTTATCCCAAGCCGCACAAATATACCTAGTTCTACATCATTAGGATgacttttcttcattcatttgctcacgaatattcattattttcacaaccaaccatttattttattaatctgtgTTTACTTTTATGGTCCCTGgccccttctcccactctttTTTCTAGTCTTGGTAGGTCTCCTCTATAAACATCAAAAACTATCATTGGcagctctttttgttttgttttgttctggtttggCTTTTTTGGATGATATTGTTTTTATGTATACAAAGTTTCCAGATTTTATATTATCATATCAAAGACACAAGATGCCAGCACATAGTGATCAGAAGAAAACCCAGGTAGGAAGCCAACACAGAAGGTTCCAGTGGACCTGGGCTAGCCAGGCCTATGCAGAGTCCTGATACCACCGTCCATTGGCCCAGAGGCAGGGCTGGCTTGTTGGGCACCCTCACAGGAGGCCTGTGCCTGAGCCAGGTCCACAGGGGCTCTCTGTGGATTGCCCAGCGGCATCCGCCTCTAACTCCAAATTACAGTCCTTCTGTCTTGGTCCTTGCTCAGCTTTCTCTGGTTGCTGAGGCAGAAGGTAAAGATCTGTTTGGGCTAGACATTCTCATCGTCGTGGGACGGGGGTGGTAGCAGCGATGGAGGGGCTGCCCAGGAGCGCAGCGTGGAAGAAGGCAGGCCCCAAGTGGCATGGCTGCCTGTCACTGCAAGTCTTGCCTACCAGCATTACCAGAGGCGTGGATCTCACTGACCCACGGCAGTTGCTGTGGTGTCGCACATACGTGTGTGTTCCAGGCTCTGCTGCTGTCTTTTCAGACTAACGTATCGTTCCTGACCAGtgcttttttcttcaaattaaattaattcaGAATGTGATGCATAATATGAACTACCttgaaaggacccaaataaaagtCAACTGCTTCTCTGAGGGCCGATTTCAGGGGGATGGAGGGCATCCCTTATGTTCAGGCATGGAAGGTAAAACTTGACAGTGGGCAGATGAACTCATTGGAGAAACATATTGGTTGATATTGTTAATTGTGATGGTATGGTGTAGACTCATGTGCCTGGTTATGTGATATTTCTCTAGCAATGCTCAGTTGAATGAATGTAGGCACAGAAAAGGTAGAATGTGTTTATTCAAGGTTGTGTTGGGCCAGCTAGGTGGGAAGAAGGACGGAGGGCAAGGGAGTTGAAGATGTCTGCAAGAGAATCTAAGGAGTCAAACCTGAGTAAGTATAGTGAAGAAAGGAGGTCGCTACTAGATTGGGAAGAAGTTAGGGGCCAGTGGATTGGTGATCTAGATAAAGTGAAAGTTCCTTAGAGGTCTTTGGGCAAGTGAGGTGGAAGGATGGGgcattttttaatcagagaggGATGTTTGGATAAGTGGGTTCAAGGGTGTGTGAGGTCCCTATGGATGACTGAGTGGGGCATGCAGGAGGGGAGTGCATCACGAAAGTGAAGTGCATACTGAGGTGGCATGGAGGAAAAGACCAAGGAACTCAGAGAATGGGGTGCTTCTTTGAGTTACCTCTTGAGAACAGCAGTCATCTGGAATGAGGGCAGGAGATGGAtaggaggaggagaaggctgAACCAGATGCCAGCATCTTTTCAAGGGAGACGAGAGGGTGGTGTAGTCCCATGGCATGGATCTCAAGGAaggaagggtttttgtttttttttgtttttttgttttttaagattttatttatttagggcgcctgggtggctcagtcgttgagcgtctgccttcggctcaggtcatgatcccggggtcctgggatcgagtcccgcgtcgggctccctgctcggcgtgaagcctgcttctccctctcccactccccctgcctgtgtgttcctgctctcgctatctctctctctgtcaaataaataaataaaatctttaaaaaaaaaagattttatttatttattagagagagagagcacacgagcagggagaggggcagagggagaagcagactcctgtctgagtggggagcccgatgcgggacttgatcccaagaccccaagatcatgacccaagctgaaggcagatgcttaaccaactgagccacccaggtgccccaggaagggtTTTCATAGGAAGGAGGATAGTAATGGTCTGGAAGTGGGGATGAGTAAGGATGATGCTGACCCCACTTTCTGGCCTGgggtgtgagagagggaacagactCCGCTTAGAGggctgtgggtggggtggggtcggCTAGGGGTATTGTCATTAGTCCATCACCAGGTTTCGAAAAGGAGATGGATGTTCAGAGAAGTTGAAGATATGTGGATTTTTTGTTGCTCTTGTCTAGAATTCTAAAGAACATAGCGGAAGGgtttgggacagagagaggagagcctGTGAGGGGCATTGGGTCAACTTAGCAGATGTTGGGATAAAGAAAGGTGGGGATAAGGGTTTGGAAGGTAATGGATGAAAGGAATGCTTGGCCTTTGAGCAAGGCCTGAAGTAAATGTGGTTGAGTTGGTAGGCTTATCTCTGTCTTTTGGAAGGGATTAAACTCAGGGCTGTTGGTCCCAAAGACTGCAACTTGGTGATTTGGTGACAGGTAAATCAGCTGGGACTCAGGAACTCTGGATGTTGTACACAAAAGAGATGCTGGTTAGCTCTTCAAAAGAACTTTCCAGTAGTGACAGGCCAGCAGAGAACGAGGCACTAGCTGGAAAAATGCTGGCCAAACTTTTCAAGAACTGTCAATACAGGAAACACTCCTTTTCTCCTCGGGGGAAGGAGAGATTAATAGTATGGcataggagggcgcctgggtggctcagttggttaagcgactgccttcggctcaggtcatggtcctggagtcccgggatcgagtcccgcaccgggctccctgctcggcggggagtctgcttctccctctgaccctcccccctctcatgctctctctctctatctcattctctctctcaaataaataaataaaatctttaaaaaaaaaatagtatggcATAGGAGAAAGATTGATATGTGAGACGTGGGGCCCAAGTTTAGCTCTGCCACCAATTTAGACTGATCTTCAGCAAGTCAATTATCTTCTCTGAGCTTAGTTTTCCCATTTATCAATCTAGGATTAGACTAGTTGATCCCTAAGGCTGTGTGATTTTGAAGGGAGTACATTGATTTTAGTTGGACTGAAGAAGGAAgggcatatttttctttcatttcagttttttttttctacttgcaGGTCAATGCCTCGTCTGGGTCCAGTGTTCCTCCCCAAACTGTGAGAAGTGGAGGCGGCTTTGTGGGAACATTGACCCCTCAGTGCTTCCTGATAATTGGTCCTGTGATCAGAATACAGGTAGATAGGACTGGAGATGGttgggtttcttttgtttgtttgtttgttttgttttttagtttttaatggttcttccctttctttctctgtatgtATCCCTTAGATTAAATATGTCATAGATGTAGTTATAATTCCAGGGGTCCTTGTAGTgtttgggagagaggaagggatcATCCTGTCATATCAAGATGAATCTGGCATAATGGGCTAGAAGAAGACACCCTGAAGAGTTATGTTGTGGGAAGGGCCTGGGATCTAAATGTAGATTCTGAGTGAATTCCCCCTTCTTCAGCATTAGTCTGACCCGGTTGGTCCTGGCTAGATTGTTGGTATTGGGTTGGTGGATAAGAAGGGATATGGGATATATGGGGGGAAAGTAGGTGAGAGAGAGCCAGTGGCTTAGAATTCTAGAATGTTTGAAACCACTTGAAAGAGATTATGATGATCTAAGCCCAGCCCAATTATTTTCACAGATGAGATAACAGAGTCTCAGAAAAATGACTGTCATGATGTTATATAGATGGAAGCAGTGTCAGATAATGTGGGATATAGGCCGAAGTTTGGAATCTCTGTAAAGTACAAGGAGGCAGCACTCCTCCTCTACCTGTAGCTGCATATCCTCCACGGGTCTTTGTTCTTCCTCCATGCCTGTTTCCCAGGTGCCCTTTTGGTCCCACCTGCTGCGTATTCTtgtcctctctcctgcccttatccagatttttctctgatggggttctttccttcccttcattccttctctcttttgccAGACTTGAGGTATAATCGCTGTGACATCCCTGAGGAGTCCTGGACAGGGCGTGAGAGTGATGTGGCCTATGCCTCCTACATCCCAGGATCCATCATCTGGGCCAAGCAATACGGTTACCCCTGGTAGGGCACCATGGCATAGTCAGAGCATCCTTCATGAACTTGGAGGTGGTAGATTcaagcagagagggaaggaaatggagAGTATTTATAATGGAAATGGTACCTGCCTTAGAAAGAACATGGGATGAGGGAAAAGATAAAGTCCCAAGCCTGGAGGCTTTGAAAGAATGCATTTTCTAGAGGTTTCACAGGGAGGTATCTCCCTGGAAGAAAAGGTCTACCAATTCTACCCTGAGTGGATAGAAAAAGGAAGGTGGctttaaggcatttttttttttttaaagattttatttatttatttgacagagagagacacagcaacagagggaacacaagcagggggagtgggagagggagaagcaggcttcccgcggagcagggagcccgatgcagggcttgatcccaggaccctgggatcatgacctgagccgaaggcagacgcttaacgactgagccacccaggcgccccgaaggcattttttaaacattgagtTATGACGTATTTATAAAGTAGAGAGAATGAAGATGGGTAGGATGGTTTCTTCTCTGGAGATGTCCCTAATCAGAAGATTTTTTCTCAGGGTTGATGGAAGGCCTAGAAGGGTAAGATACTCTTACTAGGAAGATTTTGAGTTTCTTTGTACAGTGATAGAAGTCTCTTTAAGTCATTTGTTAGACTACTGATGGAGATCCACAAGGAGGGGTCTGTCTttgagatccttttttttttgcaaaacctATTTCCCCTTTCTGTACATGTGTATTGATGAGTTTGTGTTGTGTTCATCTAAACCCTTCGTCTTCTGTCCCCTAAACCTGTTTGTTTTCTCCAGGTGGCCAGGCATGGTAGAATCTGATCCTGACCTGggggaatattttctttttgcttctcatCTTGATTCCCTGCCGGTGAGTTTTCCTGGCTCAGGCCAAAGTAATGAGCAAATCCATCCTAACAGGTGTACAGAATTAGAAACAGACATAGCCAGCAGACATCAgcagaaacagacacttaactagagtgacaaagacagaaataactacccacatataaaaataaacttgtatctaattaaatatttaatcattacTAGGACATTTATGGTTCTGATAAATGTGCGTTGGTTAGGATTCCTGAGGTCAGGAcggaagaacagactgaggtagGGTAGGTGGGTCAGGTTTATGGCATCAGATGAGGCCCAGCACCTCCTTCCTTTTATGAATCCTCAGTTCTTCCCCCACCTTTTCTGGCTAGAGGGCCAAAGCAAGGAGAAGGACAAGAGGCCGtaagaaaaccattttttatttcagtctaaATACCACGTGACATTTTTTGGAGAAACAGTCTCTCGTGCTTGGATCCCAGTCAACATGCTAAAGAACTTCCAGGAGCTGTCCCTGGAGCTAGCTGGAGTGGTAAGCAACCCCTGGGGGTCAGTTGTGATACAGGGAACCCGAAAACTAAATCTGCCTTTTATTTAACCTGATTTTCTCCCAGGGGAAGCTGTGTTGGGAGGAAGTCCCATGTCTGACCAAGTGTGCAAAGGTGAGGTTATTCATGAGGGACTCTTCTTTCTACCCAGGATTGCAGCGGGATAATGATT
The sequence above is drawn from the Neomonachus schauinslandi chromosome 5, ASM220157v2, whole genome shotgun sequence genome and encodes:
- the ZCWPW1 gene encoding zinc finger CW-type PWWP domain protein 1 → MMTTLQSKEECGKGPKKTFAPPAQKLHSLMCYSPNPPKEETLEISSPKARSEKKEEKATTENGPSGGQENKGKPQDKQAVKKEKERASLTNAEFEEIVQIVLRKSLQECLEMGSSLDFADTSCAQPIRCTQLDKEPRIASSTDNDNADGERVMAPHILEISATEEAGVTSVIKRSKPGQPDPAPSEKKFNRSSLSKGKKGAQDEKMEKAQSGHEQRQKDQLKKTVQDDSQTRNRQKGEGGGFGQCLVWVQCSSPNCEKWRRLCGNIDPSVLPDNWSCDQNTDLRYNRCDIPEESWTGRESDVAYASYIPGSIIWAKQYGYPWWPGMVESDPDLGEYFLFASHLDSLPSKYHVTFFGETVSRAWIPVNMLKNFQELSLELAGVKKCRNKDCNQKLGAALMMAQEAEQISIQERVNLFGFRSRYNGSDSSGEGKDLSLSGANSPDSCMEKEEEESELETEELEEEEEKKDPTLPSPKPAKIQTKKPKARGLTDGQDVTLQKKTMKRALGNESAAPPVPIIGRKEGHGKSEPDQPGPKKKFKAPQSKASGTSLSEDKETSMVPKGLTPPAHRGVCPVGGKEGWKCPPEAGSVPPDDDASSDLDLEQLLEDVGREPEQLEGPRCGDDPGEFTLAFFEE